A genomic region of Prionailurus bengalensis isolate Pbe53 chromosome D1, Fcat_Pben_1.1_paternal_pri, whole genome shotgun sequence contains the following coding sequences:
- the TSSC4 gene encoding protein TSSC4, producing the protein MAEAGAGQPLEAEQGTEYDTLPSDTVSLSDSDSDFSLPGSAEMAAVSPGVLPWEAQGDSDPDEPALPLRGRPSASASAQPFRLRDTSSTFSRRSHSIFDCLEGAARQLLPGDSGDSTRPPAPSSQPAAEGPGGAGQSPALPKRPPVPDYVAHPERWTKYSLENVAEASEQSNRAAALAFLGSKSLAVPGDYTPSFNQDSSSCGEGRVVFTKPARAGEARPERKRALRKAGEPGGAAPGNLGAAGGEGPVELAHLAGPGSPEAEEQSSAPGGLQDVGLRPGAAPAGSEAGPPAVETVGFHGSRKRSRDHFRNKNRPEAPGAEV; encoded by the coding sequence ATGGCTGAGGCAGGGGCAGGACAGCCCCTGGAGGCTGAGCAGGGGACAGAGTATGACACCCTGCCTTCTGACACCGTGTCCCTCAGCGACTCagactctgacttcagcttgCCTGGCAGTGCTGAGATGGCGGCTGTGTCCCCGGGGGTGCTGCCCTGGGAGGCCCAGGGGGACTCAGACCCCGACGAGCCCGCTTTGCCTCTCAGGGGCCGCCCCTCGGCCTCGGCCTCGGCGCAGCCGTTCCGCCTGAGGGACACGAGCTCCACCTTCTCCCGGCGCAGCCACAGCATCTTCGACTGTCTGGAGGGGGCAGCCAGGCAGCTACTGCCCGGTGACAGTGGGGACTCCACACGGCCACCGGCGCCCTCAAGCCAGCCTGCGGCGGAGGGCCCAGGCGGGGCCGGCCAGAGCCCTGCCCTCCCGAAGCGGCCCCCCGTCCCTGACTATGTGGCCCACCCCGAGCGCTGGACCAAGTACAGCCTGGAAAACGTGGCCGAGGCCAGCGAGCAGAGCAATCGGGCCGCCGCGCTGGCCTTCCTGGGCTCGAAGAGCCTGGCCGTCCCCGGTGACTACACGCCCTCTTTCAACCAGGACTCCTCCAGCTGCGGGGAGGGGAGAGTCGTCTTCACCAAACCGGCCCGGGCGGGCGAAGCCAGACCTGAGAGGAAGAGGGCCTTGAGGAAGGCAGGAGAGCCAGGCGGGGCTGCCCCTGGGAACCTGGGAGCGGCAGGGGGCGAGGGTCCGGTGGAGCTGGCCCACCTGGCGGGGCCTGGGAGCCCCGAGGCTGAGGAGCAGAGCAGCGCCCCCGGGGGCCTTCAGGACGTGGGCTTGCGCCCGGGGGCTGCCCCCGCTGGGTCAGAAGCCGGGCCTCCAGCGGTGGAGACCGTTGGCTTCCACGGCAGCAGGAAGCGGAGCAGAGACCATTTCCGGAACAAGAACAGACCCGAGGCCCCGGGTGCTGAGGTCTGA